From one Prochlorococcus marinus str. MIT 0912 genomic stretch:
- a CDS encoding DNA-directed RNA polymerase subunit alpha has protein sequence MLQYQIDRIDHQVSSDRSQTGVFLIGPLERGQATTLGNSLRRVLMGGLEGSAVTAVRIAGVNHEYATIPGVREDVLDILLNCKQISVDCRSQDLEIGRIVVTGPAEVKAKDIQFSSQVEVVDGERPIATVHEGHNLELELHVERGVGYRPVDRRNEETSAIDLLQIDAVFMPINRVNFTIDETAVAEGGSTRERLKMELVTDGSTSPDDALAEAANQLIELFQPLATVSMVEEIPEEPEPAAEAQIPLEELNLSVRAYNCLKRAQVNSVSDLMGFSYEDLLEIKNFGSKSADEVIEALERIGISIPQSRTSA, from the coding sequence GTGTTGCAATACCAGATAGACAGGATCGACCATCAAGTTTCTAGTGATCGTTCCCAAACAGGCGTTTTCCTAATAGGACCTCTTGAAAGAGGTCAAGCAACAACTTTGGGTAATTCTTTACGCAGAGTATTGATGGGCGGCCTTGAAGGCAGTGCAGTTACTGCTGTCAGGATCGCAGGTGTTAATCATGAATATGCAACAATTCCTGGCGTAAGAGAGGATGTTTTAGACATCCTGCTTAATTGCAAACAAATTTCTGTTGATTGTCGTAGTCAGGATCTTGAGATAGGAAGAATTGTTGTTACTGGTCCAGCGGAAGTAAAAGCAAAGGATATACAGTTCTCATCTCAAGTTGAAGTTGTTGATGGTGAGCGTCCCATAGCAACAGTTCATGAAGGCCATAACCTAGAACTAGAGCTACATGTAGAAAGAGGTGTCGGTTATCGACCTGTTGATAGAAGAAATGAAGAGACAAGCGCAATTGATTTGCTCCAAATAGATGCTGTATTTATGCCCATAAATAGAGTTAATTTCACTATTGATGAGACTGCAGTAGCTGAGGGAGGATCTACCAGAGAAAGATTGAAAATGGAGCTAGTCACTGATGGATCTACCTCCCCAGATGATGCATTAGCGGAAGCTGCTAATCAATTAATTGAGCTTTTTCAACCTCTTGCTACTGTCTCAATGGTAGAAGAGATCCCTGAAGAGCCTGAGCCTGCAGCAGAGGCTCAAATTCCCCTTGAAGAGTTAAACTTATCTGTAAGAGCTTACAACTGTCTAAAACGAGCCCAAGTGAACTCTGTTTCAGATTTGATGGGTTTCAGTTATGAGGATTTGTTGGAAATTAAGAACTTCGGCTCTAAATCTGCTGATGAAGTTATTGAAGCTCTAGAAAGAATTGGAATTTCTATTCCTCAAAGTAGAACTTCTGCATGA
- the rpsK gene encoding 30S ribosomal protein S11 codes for MATTSKKSGSKKSKRNVPNGVVHIQSTFNNTIVSITDTSGEVISWSSAGASGFKGARKGTPFAAQTAAEVAARRALEQGMRQIEVLVRGPGSGRETAIRALQVAGLEITLIRDVTPLPHNGCRRPKRRRV; via the coding sequence ATGGCTACAACCTCAAAGAAATCCGGTTCTAAGAAGTCAAAGCGCAACGTCCCAAATGGAGTTGTGCATATTCAAAGTACCTTCAATAACACCATTGTCTCAATTACTGACACCTCTGGTGAAGTCATTTCCTGGTCATCAGCAGGAGCTAGTGGGTTTAAAGGAGCTCGAAAAGGAACTCCTTTTGCTGCTCAAACCGCTGCTGAAGTTGCTGCCCGAAGGGCTCTAGAACAAGGAATGCGTCAAATAGAAGTTCTTGTCAGAGGACCAGGGTCAGGTCGTGAAACCGCAATAAGGGCGTTGCAAGTAGCTGGTCTTGAAATTACTTTGATCAGAGATGTAACTCCTCTCCCTCATAACGGTTGCAGGAGGCCTAAGCGCAGACGCGTTTAA
- the rplQ gene encoding 50S ribosomal protein L17 has product MRHQRRIPQLSRPADQRKALLRGLTTQLIREGRVTTTKARAKAVRDETERMITLAKDGSLSSRRRAIGYVYDKQLVHALFEKAQERYGDRQGGYTRIVRTTPRRGDNSEMAIVELV; this is encoded by the coding sequence ATGCGTCATCAACGTCGAATTCCACAATTGAGTCGCCCAGCTGATCAAAGGAAGGCACTTTTAAGAGGATTAACCACTCAACTAATACGTGAAGGTAGAGTCACAACTACAAAAGCAAGGGCTAAAGCTGTGAGAGATGAGACTGAAAGAATGATTACATTAGCTAAGGATGGAAGTCTTTCTTCAAGAAGAAGAGCAATTGGATACGTGTATGATAAACAGTTGGTTCATGCGCTTTTTGAAAAGGCTCAAGAGCGATATGGTGATCGCCAAGGTGGCTATACGAGGATCGTTCGAACTACTCCAAGGCGTGGTGATAATTCAGAGATGGCCATTGTTGAGCTTGTATAA
- the rpsM gene encoding 30S ribosomal protein S13, translated as MARISGIDIPREKRVEVALTYIYGIGLTRAQTILEQSGVNPDTRVKDLDDSDVQKLRAATEEFTLEGDLRRQEGMALKRLQDIGCVRGRRHRMSLPVRGQRTRTNARTRRGARKTVAGRKK; from the coding sequence GTGGCACGAATCTCAGGCATCGATATACCTCGCGAAAAGCGAGTAGAAGTTGCCCTTACTTACATCTATGGTATTGGCTTGACAAGAGCTCAGACTATCCTCGAACAATCAGGGGTTAATCCTGATACTCGTGTAAAGGATTTAGACGACAGTGATGTTCAGAAGCTCAGAGCTGCTACTGAAGAATTTACTCTTGAAGGAGATTTGAGGCGCCAAGAAGGAATGGCACTCAAACGTCTTCAAGATATAGGATGTGTTCGTGGAAGAAGGCATAGAATGAGTCTTCCTGTTCGTGGACAACGAACAAGAACTAACGCTCGTACAAGGAGAGGAGCTAGAAAAACCGTTGCAGGAAGAAAGAAATAA
- the rpmJ gene encoding 50S ribosomal protein L36, with translation MKVRSSVKKISPDDQIVRRRGRIYVINKKRPRNKQRQG, from the coding sequence ATGAAGGTTAGATCCTCAGTCAAAAAAATTAGTCCTGACGATCAGATCGTGAGGCGCAGAGGCCGGATCTATGTGATCAACAAGAAAAGGCCTCGAAACAAACAGCGTCAGGGCTGA
- the truA gene encoding tRNA pseudouridine(38-40) synthase TruA produces MTNRIALVIQYDGSGFRGWQNQKDSITVQGTLEEKIGELDPIRPVKVIAAGRTDSGVHASGQVVHFDCSGPIPINKWASALNGRLPMSIKVLEAARVANDWHACYSAKFRRYRYSIFNGSYPNLFLQNISWHKYRFRLDINLMRSALNDLLGLHDFAAFQKAGSNRSNSLTTVQDVSIFRDGDIVTVEIQASGFLYGMVRLLMGQLVAVGEKRLSLEEFRHRWRKGLRSEVKEAAPPHGLCLIRVGYEGKIFSKEKSFDTFPSFSLPIFESSKYTTNTKN; encoded by the coding sequence TTGACAAATAGAATTGCCCTTGTTATTCAATACGATGGATCAGGCTTTAGAGGCTGGCAAAATCAAAAAGATTCAATAACTGTTCAAGGAACTTTAGAAGAAAAAATTGGAGAACTTGATCCAATCAGACCAGTCAAGGTAATAGCTGCAGGTAGAACTGATTCTGGAGTACATGCTTCAGGACAAGTTGTTCATTTTGATTGTTCTGGCCCAATTCCTATTAATAAATGGGCATCAGCGCTGAATGGAAGACTTCCTATGTCAATTAAAGTTCTTGAAGCAGCAAGAGTTGCTAATGACTGGCATGCTTGCTATTCGGCAAAATTTCGAAGGTATAGATATTCTATTTTTAATGGTTCTTATCCAAATCTTTTTCTACAAAATATAAGCTGGCACAAATATAGATTTAGATTGGATATCAATTTAATGAGGAGTGCTCTGAATGATTTATTAGGTTTACATGATTTTGCAGCGTTTCAAAAAGCAGGAAGTAATAGGAGTAATTCATTAACAACAGTGCAAGATGTTTCTATTTTTCGTGATGGGGACATAGTCACAGTTGAAATTCAGGCTAGTGGCTTTCTGTATGGGATGGTAAGACTTTTGATGGGCCAATTAGTTGCTGTTGGAGAAAAACGACTTTCTCTTGAAGAATTTAGACACAGATGGAGAAAGGGTTTGCGTTCTGAGGTGAAGGAGGCTGCTCCACCGCATGGCCTTTGTTTAATAAGAGTTGGTTATGAAGGAAAAATTTTTTCAAAAGAGAAAAGTTTTGACACTTTTCCTAGCTTTTCTCTTCCAATATTTGAGTCTTCAAAATATACAACCAACACAAAAAATTAA